AACGGGTCGTCGACCCCTACGGCGTGGTCGCGCACGGGGTGTTCTCGTACCTCGACGCGTACTGCCACCGGGCGGGCGGCGACCGGCTGTTCCGGCTGGACCGGATCACGAAGGCCGAGCTGCTGCCGAGCGCGCCGACGACGTCGCCGCGGGCCGCGCGGGACCTGAGCGACGGGCTGTTCACCGACGACGCCGTCCCGGACGCCACGGTCGTGACCCTGCAGCTCGGGCCACCGGCGCGGTGGGCGACCGACTACTACCCGGTGCGGGAGGTGCGTGACCTCGACGACGGGTCGGCGGAGGTCGACCTCGTCGTGGTGGACCGCAGGTGGCTGACCCGACTGCTGCTGCGGCTGGCGCCGCACGCCACGGTGGTCCGCCCCGCGGAGTTCACCGACACGTTCACCGCCCGCGCACAGGAGACCCTCAGCCTGTACCGGTGAGAGGGCGTAGCATGGACGACGTCAGCCGAACCCGATGATCGAGAGTTGGTCCCGTCGATGATTCCCCTGCTCGGAATGCCCCAGGGAGCCGAGTGGCTCATCATCCTGGCGATCGTGATCCTGGTCTTCGGCGCCGCGAAGCTCCCCGACCTCGCGCGCGGCACGGGGCAGGCGCTGCGGATCTTCAAGGCGGAGACCAAGGGACTGCGCGACGACGAGAAGAAGACCCCGCCGCCGTCGACGGGGCAGCTGCCCCCCGCTGACGGGGCGCGCCTCGACGACGTCGCCGAGGGCGAGATCGTCGACGAGCGCCGCGAGAACAACGCCTGACCTTGGCGTTCACGGGTCTCTTCAAGCTCTTCATCGGAAAGCCCGTCCATCCCGTCGGCGACGACGGCCGGATGGCGCTGTCCGACCACCTCCGGGAACTGCGCGCGCGGATCCTCAAGGCGGGCTTCGCGGTGGTGCTCGCGTTCGCGATCGCGCTGTTCTTCTTCGACCAGCTCTTCCAGCTGGTGCTCGAGCCCTATCTCGACGCTCAGGCGAAGCTGCCCGACGGGTCGAGCGAGGCGACCACCTCCGGGCCCGCGGGCGGCTTCCTGCTGTACCTCAAGCTGTGCGGGCTGGCGGCACTGGTCGGCTCCAGCCCGATCTGGCTCTACCAGATCTGGGCGTTCATCCTCCCGGGCCTGCACCCGAGCGAGAAGCGCTGGACCGGGATCTTCGCGGTCATCGCCGGGCCGCTGTTCGTGGTCGGCATCGTGCTGGGCTACGTGACCCTGCCCAAGGGCCTGGAGATCCTGATCGGGCTCAACCCCGAAGAGCTGACCAACCTGGTCGAGTTCAACGACTACCTCACCTTCTTCAGCCGGACCCTGCTCGGCTTCGGCATCGCCTTCGAGATCCCGGTCTTCGTTGTGCTGCTCAACATGGCGGGCGTCCTCAAGGGCAAGACGCTCGGCGCCCACCGGCCCTGGATGATCGTGGGCACCTTCATCTTCGCGGCCGTCATCACGCCCTCGGGCGACCCGT
This region of Nocardioides sp. L-11A genomic DNA includes:
- the tatA gene encoding twin-arginine translocase TatA/TatE family subunit; its protein translation is MIPLLGMPQGAEWLIILAIVILVFGAAKLPDLARGTGQALRIFKAETKGLRDDEKKTPPPSTGQLPPADGARLDDVAEGEIVDERRENNA
- the tatC gene encoding twin-arginine translocase subunit TatC, giving the protein MAFTGLFKLFIGKPVHPVGDDGRMALSDHLRELRARILKAGFAVVLAFAIALFFFDQLFQLVLEPYLDAQAKLPDGSSEATTSGPAGGFLLYLKLCGLAALVGSSPIWLYQIWAFILPGLHPSEKRWTGIFAVIAGPLFVVGIVLGYVTLPKGLEILIGLNPEELTNLVEFNDYLTFFSRTLLGFGIAFEIPVFVVLLNMAGVLKGKTLGAHRPWMIVGTFIFAAVITPSGDPFTMSFMAVPMVVLFLVSEVIARLNDRRRDRKAINAGLSPDEPSPI